The genomic segment TCACGAAGAGGTCGATCTCGTAGTTGCTGTGCACGTGCTGCAGGACCGCCGCCGTCCGCTCGAGGCCCATGCCGGTATCGACCGACGGCTTCGGCAACGGATGCATGACGCCGGCTTCGTCACGGTTGAACTGCATGAAGACGTTGTTCCAGATCTCGATGTAGCGGTCGCCCTCCTCGTCCGGCGACCCCGGCGGCCCGCCGGGAATTCCCTCGCCGTGGTCGTAGAAGATCTCGGTGCACGGCCCGCAGGGGCCGGTGTCGCCCATCATCCAGAAGTTATCCGAGGCGTAGCGCGCGCCCTTGTTGTCGCCGATGCGCACGACGCGCTCGGGCGGCACGCCGATGTCGCGCGTCCACAGCTCGTAGGCCTCGTCATCCTCGGCATAGACGCTGACCCAGAGGCGCTCGGCGGGCAGCTTGTAGACCTCGACCAGCAGTTCCCAGGCGTAGCGGATCGCGTCGCGCTTGAAATAATCGCCGAAGGAGAAGTTGCCAAGCATCTCGAAGAAGGTGTGGTGGCGCGCCGTGTAGCCGACGTTCTCGAGGTCGTTGTGCTTGCCGCCGGCGCGCACGCACTTTTGCGATGTCGTCGCACGCAGGTAGGGCCGCTTGTCGAAGCCGAGGAAGACGTCCTTGAACTGGTTCATGCCGGCATTGGTGAACAACAGCGTCGGATCGTCATGTGGCACGAGCGAACTCGAGGCAACGATCTGGTGGCCCTTGGATTCGAAGAACCTGAGGAACTTCTCGCGGATTTCAGCACTTTTCATCGTCGTCGGTGGCCGTTCGGGCGTTTTCGGGGAGTCGCGATTCTAACTTGAAAGTCGCACCGGCGACGGCATTCGCCGTCTGACTGCCGCGCCAGCGGAACTTCGTCGACGCCGGCGTGCTGGACGTTCGTCAGCGATTCGGCGACCGCGATGGAGTGTTTCGCGGCAGCCTGCACCGCCACCACTGCGGCCGGGACGACCTGCGCCAGCGCCGCAGACGAGTCGGCACTGCGCCGGGCAGTTGCCTGCCGCCCTGCCGCTCCGCTTCGGCGCTCAACTCCGGAAGATGGCGGGCGATTTCACCGCACGCGACTTTCACATTCACATTAACTCAACGGACAAAATGGCTTGGTCGAGCCGGAAAAACAGATGCAAGCGGCAGCGTTTGGTCCTAAACTGCGCCCGTCGGCAAGAAAAACAACGGAGGGCATCATGGAGGGCCTGGACAGGGTGCGGCCAACGGCACTGGTCGCGTCGATCATCATCACCGGCGCTGCACTGACAGGCTGCATGACGGCGCCGTACAGCGAAACGCCGCTGGCAACCAATTTCCCCACCGCACCCCAACCCAAGCTGCAGGCCGCCGCCCACTGGGTGACTGTTGCCGATGCCACCGCCGAAGCGCTCGTCGCGTCGCTCGGCCTTGGCGACCCGTGTGCCGCCGCCCCGGCGTGTCCACGCGTCTTCGTCCGCCGGCCAGCGCAGCAGACCGACTTCGCGCGGGGCTTCCACTCGGCCTTGATCACTGCGCTGCTGCGCCACAAGGTCGCCGTCAGCCACGCACCCGCCGGCGCCATCGGCCTCGACATCGACATCCAGACCGTCCGTTTCTCGCCCAACCGGCCAGACGCACGCTTCTTGCCACTCAGCGTACTCTACGCGGGCGGCTGGGCGGCCTACGGTGTGGCGAAGCATGCCGCGCCAGCAGCCGCCGGGCTCGCCGGCGCCGCTCTCGCTGGCGGCATCGACGTTTATCGCTGGAACACCTCCGACTGGGCCAGCGGCCCGACGCCGCAGACCGAACTGATCGTCACCGTTTCCGCCAGCGACGCCACGCGCTACCTCGGCCGTGTCAGCAACGTCTATTACGTTGCCGACACGGATGCTTCGCTCTACGTCGGGCCGCCGCAACTCTACGACATAGCCGTCGGAGGCGACCGATGAAAGCGCCCGCGCTCGCTGCCGCCCTCATCGCCTGCCTCGCCGCCGCTTGCGCCAACGAAACGGCCCGCCAGCGCGTACCCGAAGTCACTTACGCCGAGGCGGCGAACAGCGAACTCATCGCCGCCAATTATCGCGCCGCCGACGCCTTGATGGCACAGTTCGGCGGCAGCCCGACCGCCGGCCCGCTGATCGTCGCCACTGTGGTCAACATCGATGCCCTGGAGTTGTCGTCGACGCTCGGCCGCATGATTTCCGAACAGGTTTCGGCGCGCTTCTCGCAGCGCGGCTGGCTGATGGTCGAAATGAAGCTGCGCGGATCGATCTACATGCGGCGCGGTGAAGGCGAACTGATCCTGACGCGCGAGATCGGCGACATCGCACGCACCAACCAGGCGCAGGCGGTCATCGTCGGCAGCTACGCCCTCGGCGCCAGCGCCGTCTATGTCAATCTCAAGATCGTCCAGCCAGTCAGCAACGCCGTCCTGTCCGCCTACGATTACGTCCTGCCGGCAAATCAGGAAATCCGCACCCTGCTCGGCCGCAACCTCAGCCGCTGAAGGTGACGCGCGCCAGCTGGCGGTCTTTTCGGCTCCCCCGTCTGACGGAAAGCTGCGGATCGGATCTGAACCGGTTTAATATACTGTCACCCTTTTTATCGTCACCCTTTTTATCATGGCTTGAGGGAAGGGAGAAGCAATGAGTGTCCGACATCGCCTCATGACTCTGATTCTCGTGGCGATCATCGCGCTGGCGTCGGCGATCGCGGTCGCCCTGTTCGGCATCTCGCTGCTGAAGGCATCGCAGGTGGAGAGCAGCGAGCGCAACCGGGCGCAATCGATCGCCGGTGAAGCCTCCTGGCTCGGCGTCCGGTATTACCAGATCATCGCGGACACCGTCATCAACCGCGACCTCGTCGCCGCCAGGACTTCGTTGCAGGCGCTCGACCAGACAGCAGCCCGTGATCTTGAGGCGCTCGCCCGAGATGCCGACACGGCGCAGGAGAAGGCCGACGTGCAAAGGGCGCGGGAGGGACTGCAAGTCTTGCGCCGTCTCTTCCACGACGAACTCCTTCCCGCTCTGTCCGCCCAGAATCAAGTGGTGGAGCCGATCCGTGAAGTCGATGCCAAGGCCGACGCGGCGGTGCGCGACGTGCGTGAGAATCTGGCGCGTATCGCCGAATCGATGGGCCAAGAGGCGAGCGACGCCAGGCAGACGTTTCTCGCGACGGCACGGCAAACGATGATTGCCGCAGTGCTGGTCGCCGTTCTCTCCGCGGGGCTCCTGATTCTCGCCGGAACCTGGATTGCTCGCTCGATCGTGCGCCCACTGGATGAAGTGGTCGAGATCGCACGCCGCATCGCCGCCGGCGATCTCAGTACCGACATCGAGCCACGCGGCAGGGACGAGTTCGCCGTGCTGGTGCGGAGTTGCAGGGAAATGCAGGATGGTCTGCGCGCGATCGCCGGCCAGTTGCAGGGCAGCAGCAGCAAGCTTGCATCGATGGGTGCACGCTTGGCCGCAAGTACCTCCCAGCTCTCCGTCTCGAGCGAACGGCAGAGCGAGGCATCGGTGGCCATCGCCGCGACAGTGGAGGAACTGGCGACCAGCGTCGCTGCCATCGAGGAACTCGCCGGATCGGTTCGCCTGTCGGCCAGCACCTCCGGTGAATCCGGAAGCGCGATCATCCGCCGCATGATCGACAGCGGTCGGACGACCATCGACGCCGTAAATCGGACTGCGGGTGAGGTCAACCAGCTGAACGAGCTGTCCACTCAGGTTTCGACCGTGGTCAACGTCATCCGTGAGGTCGCCGACCAGACCAACCTGCTGGCGCTCAACGCAGCGATCGAAGCCGCCCGAGCCGGGGAACTCGGGCGCGGCTTCGCCGTCGTCGCTGACGAAGTGCGCAAACTGGCCGAGCGGACCGGGCAATCCACCCGCGAAATCGGTGAAATGATCGAGCGCATCCAGACGGTGACCCACGACGTGGCCCACAGCATCGATGCGGCAGTGCGCCAGATGAATCAGGTCGACGACCTGTCGCGCGATGCCGAGACAGCGGTCCACGCGCTCAGCGAACAGTCGAAAACCATCGTCGATGCGGTCGAAGACATCAGCACCGCACTGCTTCAACAGCGTACGGCGAGCGAAGAGATCGCACACAAGATCGAGGACAGCGCGCAGATGAGCGAGGAAAATGCGGCATCGGTCCGGGAAACCGCCAGTGCGGCGGCACAGCTGGAACAGCTTGCCAAGACGCTGACGGCTACGGCCTACCGCTTCAAGCTCGCCTGAGCCACGGTGACGCGACCGTCGCCATGTCGCTGAGGAGGCTCCCGGCTTGGCGAGGCGGCTCTGCGGTCAGCATCGCCCTGGCCATCCCGCAGCCCGTCGCAGGCGCACTTCAGGCCAGTTGGGTACGGACACTGGCCAACAGCAGCGCCGGAACCACCGGCTTGGTGATGTAACCGACCGCTCCCAAGTCGCAGGGGTACGCCTCATCGCCTTGGGGATCCGTCACGGTGAGCAGGATGACCGGGACGCCGGCGGTTTCGGGCGCCGCTTTCAGCCGACGCAGGACCTCGTAGCCATCGATCTCCGGCATCATGACGTCGAGCAGGACCAGGTCGGGATAGGGCGGCCGGCGCACCGCGCCGAGAGCGGCAGCGCCACCATTGGCGACGCGAACCCGATAGTGCGGTTGCAACAGCGAACCGATGGCACGGAGGCTCTCCGCGGTGTCGTCGACCAGCAGGATGATCTTGCGGTCATCCGTCCGGGCGGAATCGGCGGACGGGGGCGACAGCTTGGTTTCCCGTCCCGCCGGCGGCCCACTGTCGCGGGCACCAAGTGTCGGTCGAAGCGCCTGACCCGGCTGCTCCGGACGGGCCCGATCGTCAGACGCCTTCACCGCTGCATCGGTTGGCATCGGCACTGCAACCAGCAGTTGGTGCCACGCAGCGGCAAGTTCGGCAGACAGCCTGCGGACCAGCTCGCCGTCGCGTTCGAGGATCTGATCCTCCTTCAGGCACGCATCGAGCCGCGTGGCGAGGTCGGCGATGGCGAGCAGGCCGAGCGTGGCCGCGGCCCCTTTCAGCGAATGGGCGATGCGACCGGCAGCCGCACGCTCACCGGCCGCCAGTCGTGCGTCGAGAGCGACCAGATCCGGTTCGTGCACTCGGACGAACTGTCCGAGCAGCCGCCAATAGGAATCAGCCCGTCCGTTCAGGAAGAGCAGGCCACGTTCGACATCGATGCCCGGAAGGCTCCGGAGTACGTCCAGATCTGCCGCCAGGGGCGTCGTGGCTGTCGTCCCCTGTAGTGCCGCCGTGTCCTCGGGGTGACGAACGGCGCCCGGCAGCCAGCGCAGCAGCGCGTCGTAGAGCAGCGCCGGATCGACCGGCTTGGTCAGCACATCGCTCATGCCGGATTCGAGACAGGCGCGGCGGTCCTCGGCAAAAGCGTTCGCCGTCAGGGCCAGAATCGGCGTCGTTGCGTAGGTGGAGATGCAGCGTATCGCTCTTGTCGCCGCGAGCCCGTCCATCTCCGGCATCTGCATGTCCATCAGGATCAGGTCGAAGCGCTGCTCGCCGACCATCTCCAGCGCGACGCGACCGTTCTCGGCGACGGCAACGTCCAAGCCGGCGGCGTGGATGATCTGGGTGACGACCTCGGCATTGATCGGGTTGTCCTCGGCGAGCAGCAGGCGAGCACCGCGGTGGCCCTTGCGCAGCCGCAGTTCGGCGGCCTGCATCGTGTCGGCCTTGTCGGTCATGGGCATCGGGCCATGTCCGCGCTGCAGCGTGACGCTGAACCAGAAGGTGCTCCCGTGCCCCACCGTGCTGTCAACGCCGACCTCGCCGCCCATCATCTCGACCAGTCGCTTGGTCAGGGCGAGGCCGAGTCCGGTGCCGCCGTACTTGCGGGCGGTGGAACTGTCCGCCTGCCTGAAGCTCTCGAACAGGAGCGCATGCTGCTCCTGCGTCAGGCCAATGCCGCTATCCGCCACCTCGAAGCGCACCTGCAGGGCCTCGCCCCGCGATTCCAGCAGCACGGCGCGGATGACGATGCTGCCCCGATCGGTAAACTTGACCGCGTTGCTGGCAAGGTTGAGGAGTGACTGTCGCAGGCGGGTCACGTCGCCGCGCAGCCAGAGCGGCACGCCGTCAGGATCGACTTCGAGGTCGAGGCCCTTGCCGCGTACGGACTCGCGGATGATCGAGGCGACGTTGTCGATCACGGCGGAAAGGTGAAAATTGTCGGCTTCGATTTCCAGCCGCCCGGCTTCGATCTTGGAGAGATCGAGGATGTCGTTGATGATCGACAGCAGGTGGCGACTGGCGACCTCCATTTTCTTCAGCCGCTCGACCTGTTCCGGCGTCATGGTGTCGGCCTGCATCAGGTGGTTGAGGCCGAGGATGGCGTTGAGCGGGGTGCGGATTTCGTGTGACATGTTGGCGAGAAATGCGCTCTTCGCCGTGCTGGCCTCCTCGGCCGCCACCTTTGCCGCGCGCAAGTCCCGCTCGGCCTGCTTGCGTTCGGTGATGTCGAGCATGAAGGAGATCATGCGGCTCGGCGCGTCGCCCGCCTCCGGGTGATAGTACACCG from the Accumulibacter sp. genome contains:
- a CDS encoding methyl-accepting chemotaxis protein, yielding MSVRHRLMTLILVAIIALASAIAVALFGISLLKASQVESSERNRAQSIAGEASWLGVRYYQIIADTVINRDLVAARTSLQALDQTAARDLEALARDADTAQEKADVQRAREGLQVLRRLFHDELLPALSAQNQVVEPIREVDAKADAAVRDVRENLARIAESMGQEASDARQTFLATARQTMIAAVLVAVLSAGLLILAGTWIARSIVRPLDEVVEIARRIAAGDLSTDIEPRGRDEFAVLVRSCREMQDGLRAIAGQLQGSSSKLASMGARLAASTSQLSVSSERQSEASVAIAATVEELATSVAAIEELAGSVRLSASTSGESGSAIIRRMIDSGRTTIDAVNRTAGEVNQLNELSTQVSTVVNVIREVADQTNLLALNAAIEAARAGELGRGFAVVADEVRKLAERTGQSTREIGEMIERIQTVTHDVAHSIDAAVRQMNQVDDLSRDAETAVHALSEQSKTIVDAVEDISTALLQQRTASEEIAHKIEDSAQMSEENAASVRETASAAAQLEQLAKTLTATAYRFKLA
- a CDS encoding FlgO family outer membrane protein codes for the protein MKAPALAAALIACLAAACANETARQRVPEVTYAEAANSELIAANYRAADALMAQFGGSPTAGPLIVATVVNIDALELSSTLGRMISEQVSARFSQRGWLMVEMKLRGSIYMRRGEGELILTREIGDIARTNQAQAVIVGSYALGASAVYVNLKIVQPVSNAVLSAYDYVLPANQEIRTLLGRNLSR